From the Blastocatellia bacterium genome, one window contains:
- a CDS encoding MerR family transcriptional regulator, translated as MSNKVAGWYRASEFAELTGVTVRALHHYDRLGLLRPARRTRAGYRLYADHDVARLEQIVALKFIGLSLKEIKTVLEGEALDLATTLRLQREIISRKRGALDRAIAAIERAERMIGAQGEAPLDAFKQIIEVINMENDTNWMMQYYSEAARKKIEERAKDWTPEKQAKAQADWAALFKDVEAAMAEGVDPASERAQQLATRWDDLIRGFTGGDPEVTAGLKRLYSDRANWPTTFEQPFRNDHAAFVNQARAHRQKES; from the coding sequence GTGAGCAACAAAGTCGCAGGCTGGTACAGGGCGAGCGAGTTTGCCGAATTGACGGGTGTGACGGTGCGCGCCTTGCACCATTACGACCGCCTCGGCTTGCTGCGCCCGGCGCGGCGCACACGCGCCGGTTATCGCCTGTACGCCGACCACGACGTGGCGCGGCTGGAACAGATCGTCGCCTTGAAGTTCATCGGCCTGTCGCTGAAAGAGATCAAGACGGTGCTGGAAGGCGAGGCGCTCGACCTGGCGACGACCTTGCGCTTGCAGCGCGAGATCATCAGCCGCAAGCGCGGCGCGCTCGACCGCGCCATTGCGGCCATCGAGCGCGCCGAGCGCATGATCGGCGCGCAAGGCGAAGCCCCGCTCGACGCCTTCAAACAAATCATTGAGGTGATCAATATGGAAAACGACACGAACTGGATGATGCAGTATTACTCGGAAGCGGCACGCAAGAAGATCGAAGAGCGCGCCAAAGATTGGACCCCCGAAAAACAAGCGAAAGCTCAGGCCGACTGGGCGGCGCTGTTCAAAGACGTCGAAGCGGCAATGGCCGAAGGCGTAGACCCTGCGAGCGAGCGCGCACAGCAGTTGGCGACGCGCTGGGACGACCTGATTCGCGGCTTCACCGGCGGCGACCCCGAGGTCACGGCGGGCCTGAAACGGCTCTACTCGGATCGGGCCAACTGGCCGACGACGTTCGAGCAGCCGTTCCGCAACGACCATGCCGCCTTCGTCAATCAGGCGAGGGCGCACCGCCAGAAAGAGAGCTGA
- a CDS encoding putative Ig domain-containing protein — MRLALRLFGLRWVVLFAVLTVCAASASATTVIIPADDDMIVGARAIIRGRVLAVTCDFDPQGRIYTYVTVRVNEVIKGHLTARRIVLKEPGGQVGLQGNLVFGAPQFKPDEEVLLYLDTWNDGGLRVHQLFLGKFTVTREAATGKTMVTREGPDANVVVEERPHADGARGPATSRMELAAYTALVRARLIINRERARDFERAHYSNVALLAEPPGYSRVAAGGIHAEFNFITNPPVRWFEPDSNLPVAFNVNLESAPPGTIDDVVAAMNAWSTIPGCAMRAIVGSTGNYCFARGTNTITFNNCDGQFGPTPGCASILAIGGLNWDAGQTRVVNGVTFYAGNTGHVSFNPYASCDYDDHCKVREIATHEIGHALGLGHSWIPCSGCSPPGAAQQEATMYGVAHFDGRCATLKQDDTNGILFMYPAAGAGPGPLTIITTSPLQFGFIDHVYSQSLVASGGTPPYRWSLADAGALPPGFAFNASGFVGGTPTGEGTYVFTVQVTDAVNATSQKDFGITITRASSSLNSTFDSQEVPTKLEPGQNFPVVIRFLNSGAQAWGTSGLYVRSQNPTDNALWGGNIVPIFGNPIAPGESLEARFIAFAPRTSGVYDFQWQLYQDGQGWFGQMSTNVRITVGDGVPPLKITGAASAEAVQGQAFTMPLAATGGSSPYTWTVTAGALPQGLTLNRESGLLAGVAVASGAATCTVAVSDAQSRHDERVMTITVLPPPVPALEMTTAQLAAGQQGVAYSQPLAAVGGKPPYVWSMAEGSLPAGLALNAASGAISGMPSVSGTFNITLAVSDADAHTARKPFTLTISAPQLTMQLATLIEASVGQAFSYQPAAAGGRQPYTWAITAGALPAGLALNGASGLISGTPTAAGSFAVGITVRDPDSRSVNGNLTIKVTDPATIPAISSVKYKGGKKLMVFGERFNAAAVLMIDGLQTAANPNDNSFVVKRLTLATGTHEVKVMNPGGVASAPFILTVN, encoded by the coding sequence ATGCGTCTTGCGCTTCGCCTGTTTGGTCTGCGATGGGTTGTGTTGTTTGCGGTGCTGACGGTCTGTGCCGCGAGCGCTTCGGCAACGACCGTGATCATTCCTGCCGATGACGACATGATCGTCGGCGCCCGCGCCATCATCCGGGGTCGCGTGCTTGCCGTCACCTGCGACTTCGACCCGCAAGGCCGCATCTATACCTACGTCACCGTGCGCGTCAACGAAGTGATCAAAGGCCACCTGACGGCGCGCCGCATCGTCCTTAAAGAGCCCGGCGGGCAGGTCGGCTTGCAGGGCAACCTCGTCTTTGGCGCGCCGCAATTCAAGCCCGATGAAGAAGTCCTGCTCTACCTCGACACATGGAACGATGGCGGCCTGCGCGTGCATCAACTCTTCCTGGGCAAATTCACCGTCACCCGTGAGGCGGCGACCGGCAAGACGATGGTCACACGCGAGGGGCCGGACGCTAACGTCGTCGTCGAAGAGCGTCCGCATGCAGACGGCGCGCGCGGCCCGGCGACCAGTCGCATGGAGCTTGCCGCTTACACGGCGTTGGTGCGTGCGCGGCTAATCATCAACCGCGAGCGCGCCCGCGACTTCGAGCGCGCCCACTATAGCAACGTCGCTTTGCTCGCGGAGCCGCCGGGCTACAGCCGTGTTGCCGCGGGCGGCATCCATGCGGAATTCAACTTCATCACCAATCCGCCGGTGCGCTGGTTCGAGCCCGACAGCAATCTGCCCGTCGCCTTCAACGTCAACCTCGAAAGCGCGCCGCCGGGGACGATTGATGATGTCGTTGCCGCTATGAATGCATGGTCAACGATTCCCGGTTGCGCGATGCGCGCCATCGTCGGCAGCACTGGCAATTACTGTTTCGCGCGCGGCACCAACACGATCACCTTCAACAACTGTGACGGCCAGTTCGGGCCGACGCCGGGCTGCGCCAGCATTCTCGCCATTGGCGGCTTGAACTGGGATGCGGGGCAGACGCGTGTAGTGAACGGCGTGACCTTCTATGCCGGCAACACCGGCCACGTGTCGTTCAACCCATACGCCAGTTGCGATTACGACGACCACTGCAAAGTGCGCGAGATCGCCACGCACGAGATCGGCCATGCGCTTGGGCTCGGCCACTCGTGGATCCCCTGTTCGGGATGCTCACCACCAGGCGCGGCGCAGCAGGAAGCAACGATGTATGGCGTGGCCCACTTCGATGGCCGCTGCGCAACGCTCAAGCAAGACGACACGAACGGCATTCTTTTCATGTACCCGGCGGCGGGCGCAGGGCCGGGGCCGCTGACGATCATCACCACCTCGCCATTGCAATTCGGCTTCATCGATCACGTCTATTCGCAATCGCTAGTCGCATCGGGCGGCACGCCGCCTTATCGCTGGTCGCTTGCCGACGCGGGGGCGTTGCCGCCGGGGTTCGCTTTCAACGCGTCGGGATTCGTCGGCGGCACGCCGACCGGCGAAGGCACTTACGTCTTTACGGTGCAGGTCACAGACGCCGTGAACGCCACCTCGCAAAAAGATTTTGGCATCACCATCACGCGCGCTTCTTCAAGTTTGAATTCGACGTTCGATTCTCAAGAAGTGCCGACGAAGCTGGAGCCCGGTCAGAACTTCCCCGTAGTCATTCGTTTCCTCAACAGCGGCGCGCAAGCCTGGGGCACCAGCGGCCTGTACGTCCGCTCGCAAAATCCGACGGATAACGCCTTGTGGGGCGGCAACATCGTGCCGATCTTCGGCAACCCGATTGCGCCGGGCGAATCGTTAGAAGCGCGCTTTATCGCCTTCGCGCCGCGCACGTCGGGCGTCTACGATTTTCAGTGGCAGCTTTATCAGGACGGCCAGGGATGGTTCGGGCAGATGTCAACGAACGTCCGCATCACGGTCGGCGATGGCGTGCCGCCTTTGAAGATCACCGGTGCCGCGTCGGCTGAAGCTGTGCAGGGGCAGGCCTTCACGATGCCGCTTGCGGCAACCGGCGGCTCGTCGCCTTACACCTGGACAGTGACGGCGGGCGCGCTGCCGCAAGGTCTGACCTTGAACCGCGAAAGCGGCCTGCTTGCCGGCGTGGCGGTGGCGAGCGGGGCTGCGACCTGCACCGTCGCGGTCAGCGACGCGCAATCACGCCACGACGAGCGAGTGATGACGATCACCGTGCTGCCGCCGCCTGTGCCGGCGCTCGAAATGACGACGGCGCAACTGGCGGCGGGTCAGCAGGGCGTGGCCTATAGCCAGCCGCTCGCCGCCGTCGGCGGCAAACCGCCTTACGTCTGGTCTATGGCAGAAGGCAGCTTGCCCGCGGGCCTCGCGCTCAACGCCGCGAGCGGCGCAATCAGCGGCATGCCGAGCGTGTCGGGCACCTTCAACATCACGCTGGCCGTCAGCGACGCCGACGCGCACACGGCGCGCAAGCCGTTCACGCTTACGATCAGCGCGCCGCAGTTGACCATGCAGCTTGCGACGCTCATTGAAGCTTCCGTCGGCCAGGCGTTCAGCTATCAGCCTGCCGCCGCCGGTGGCCGCCAGCCTTATACGTGGGCGATCACGGCGGGCGCTCTGCCGGCGGGATTGGCGTTGAACGGCGCGAGCGGTTTGATCTCCGGCACGCCGACGGCGGCGGGCAGCTTTGCGGTGGGGATTACTGTGCGTGACCCGGACAGTCGCAGCGTCAATGGCAACCTGACGATCAAGGTAACCGACCCGGCGACCATCCCGGCCATTAGCAGCGTCAAGTACAAAGGCGGCAAGAAGCTGATGGTTTTCGGCGAACGCTTTAACGCGGCGGCGGTGCTAATGATAGATGGTTTGCAGACGGCGGCCAATCCGAACGATAACAGCTTCGTGGTCAAGCGCCTGACGCTGGCCACAGGCACGCACGAAGTCAAAGTCATGAACCCCGGCGGCGTCGCGTCAGCGCCATTCATCTTGACGGTAAACTGA
- a CDS encoding tetratricopeptide repeat protein — MINRRTWFMALALMLVLAAAAEAQRSTIRGKVRTPGGSTVNNAIVELRLGGGGMLAQTVTRNDGDFAFSGLEPAEYEVAVVMAGFQPAAQMVRFDNDGGMRLMQFVNVEIVIRPKPDAAPLVPTTLFAQDVPKAARAAYERAISKLHEGRAAEAVELLRAAIAEFSDYFDAHYMLGQELFRAGQDREALEELERARQINDRQDAVYHLFGLIMFKEKKYALAQRAFREAETLKPANPLPHFHRGVALIELAIREDNPQREADFGDAEHELNRAWELSDQRMNEVRLQLARVYERRGNKEAAARELEAYLKSEPEARNAASVREALVKLRSKKSDK; from the coding sequence ATGATCAATCGGCGGACATGGTTTATGGCGCTGGCGCTCATGCTCGTTCTGGCCGCCGCCGCCGAGGCGCAGCGCAGCACGATTCGCGGCAAGGTGCGCACCCCCGGCGGCAGCACGGTCAATAACGCCATCGTCGAGCTGCGCCTCGGCGGCGGCGGCATGCTGGCGCAGACGGTGACGCGCAACGATGGCGATTTCGCTTTCAGTGGCCTTGAGCCTGCCGAATACGAAGTCGCTGTGGTCATGGCAGGCTTCCAGCCGGCGGCGCAGATGGTGCGCTTTGATAACGACGGCGGCATGCGGCTCATGCAATTCGTCAACGTCGAGATCGTTATCCGCCCAAAGCCTGACGCCGCCCCGCTCGTGCCGACGACCCTATTCGCGCAAGACGTGCCGAAAGCGGCGCGCGCCGCTTACGAGCGAGCGATCAGCAAACTCCACGAAGGCAGGGCGGCGGAAGCCGTCGAGCTACTGCGCGCCGCCATCGCCGAATTCAGCGATTACTTCGACGCCCACTACATGCTCGGGCAGGAGTTGTTCCGCGCCGGCCAGGACCGCGAGGCGCTTGAAGAGTTGGAGCGGGCGCGGCAGATCAATGACCGGCAGGACGCGGTCTATCACCTGTTCGGCTTGATTATGTTCAAGGAGAAAAAATACGCGCTGGCGCAGCGCGCTTTCCGCGAGGCCGAGACCTTGAAGCCGGCCAACCCGCTGCCGCACTTTCACCGCGGCGTCGCTTTGATCGAGCTGGCCATACGCGAAGACAATCCGCAGCGCGAAGCCGATTTCGGAGACGCCGAGCATGAACTGAATCGCGCCTGGGAGCTGAGCGACCAGCGCATGAACGAAGTGCGCTTGCAGCTCGCCCGCGTCTACGAGCGGCGCGGCAACAAAGAGGCGGCGGCGCGCGAGCTTGAGGCTTACCTGAAATCCGAGCCGGAAGCCCGCAACGCCGCCAGTGTTCGAGAAGCGCTGGTCAAGCTGCGCAGCAAGAAGAGCGACAAGTGA
- a CDS encoding glycine betaine ABC transporter substrate-binding protein, translating to MSLLRFFIENRGEVLQLVLQHLLLVMVATGAAALVGVPIGILLTRRPALSKPVLATANVLQTIPSLALFGFLIPLLGRQGIGYVPAIIALFLYSLLPIIRNTFTGINGVDPAVREAARGLGMTDRQMLTQVELPLAMNVIIAGLRVATVIAIGTATIAAAIGAGGLGVYIFRGLRGGGSNNTLVLAGALPAALMALGADFALGWVERRLAAGARHGGRAIGGLIAAAGLTVIIVAAVFFFSHNAGTSSARHIVVGSKDFTESLILAELLAQTIESKTDIQVERQFELGGDLVHRALLSGQIDAYVEYTGTAFTAILKHQPISDPRAVYDQVRRDYGEQFSCEWLAPLGFNNTFAILVRGDEARRLSLKTVSQAAAYAPRWRAGFGQDFMSREDGYPGFARTYGLKFAEPPREMDLSLTYQALARGQVDLIAGNSTDGLIDRLGLVQLEDDRHYFPPYEAAPVFRRDTLDRYPQIREAVNQLAGHLTDAEMRRLNYAVDGDKRDVKEVVREFLSRL from the coding sequence ATGTCTTTGCTCAGATTCTTCATCGAAAACCGCGGCGAGGTGTTGCAACTCGTCTTGCAGCACCTGCTTTTGGTCATGGTGGCGACGGGCGCGGCGGCCCTGGTCGGGGTGCCGATTGGCATCTTGTTGACGCGGCGGCCCGCGCTCAGCAAGCCGGTGCTGGCGACGGCCAACGTCTTGCAGACGATTCCGAGCCTGGCGCTATTCGGCTTTTTGATTCCACTGCTCGGCAGACAAGGCATCGGCTACGTGCCGGCTATCATCGCGCTGTTTCTCTATTCGCTGCTGCCGATCATTCGCAACACCTTCACCGGCATCAACGGCGTAGACCCGGCAGTGCGCGAAGCGGCGCGCGGCCTGGGCATGACTGATCGCCAGATGCTGACGCAGGTTGAGCTGCCGCTGGCGATGAATGTCATCATCGCCGGCTTGCGCGTGGCGACGGTGATTGCCATCGGCACGGCGACAATTGCCGCCGCCATCGGCGCGGGCGGCCTCGGCGTTTATATCTTTCGCGGCCTCCGTGGCGGCGGCAGCAACAACACACTGGTGCTGGCCGGTGCCCTGCCTGCCGCGTTAATGGCTCTGGGAGCCGATTTCGCGCTGGGCTGGGTTGAAAGAAGGCTTGCGGCCGGCGCTCGGCACGGCGGCAGAGCCATCGGCGGGTTGATCGCGGCGGCGGGGCTGACCGTGATTATCGTGGCAGCAGTTTTCTTCTTCAGCCACAACGCCGGTACGTCGAGCGCACGCCACATCGTCGTCGGCTCGAAAGACTTCACCGAGTCGCTCATCCTCGCAGAGCTGCTGGCGCAGACTATCGAGTCGAAGACGGATATTCAGGTCGAGCGACAATTCGAGCTGGGCGGCGACCTCGTGCATCGCGCTTTGCTTTCGGGGCAGATAGACGCTTACGTCGAATACACCGGCACGGCCTTCACGGCCATCTTGAAGCATCAACCCATCAGCGACCCGCGCGCCGTCTACGATCAGGTGCGGCGAGATTATGGCGAGCAGTTCAGTTGCGAATGGCTGGCGCCGCTCGGCTTCAATAACACGTTCGCCATTCTGGTGCGCGGCGACGAGGCGCGGCGCTTGAGCTTGAAGACGGTCTCGCAGGCCGCGGCTTATGCGCCGCGATGGCGTGCCGGCTTCGGCCAGGATTTCATGTCACGCGAAGATGGCTATCCGGGATTTGCGCGGACTTACGGATTGAAGTTTGCCGAGCCGCCGCGCGAGATGGACCTATCCTTAACGTATCAAGCATTAGCGCGGGGCCAGGTGGATTTGATCGCCGGCAACTCGACCGATGGGCTGATTGATCGGCTGGGGCTGGTGCAGCTCGAAGACGACCGCCACTACTTCCCGCCTTACGAAGCCGCGCCGGTCTTTCGCCGTGACACGCTCGACCGCTACCCGCAAATCCGCGAGGCGGTGAACCAGCTGGCCGGCCACCTGACCGACGCCGAGATGCGGCGCTTGAATTACGCCGTTGACGGCGACAAGCGCGACGTGAAGGAAGTCGTGCGCGAGTTCCTTTCGCGCCTGTGA
- a CDS encoding ATP-binding cassette domain-containing protein → MNGKQIVNGVSFAVRRGETLVLLGRSGSGKTTTLKLINRLYDPTAGTVAVEGRATCDWDAIRLRRHIGYVIQETGLFPHFTVERNVGLVPRLEGWPEDRTRARVCELLTLVGLDPEVFAARYPRELSGGQRQRVGVARALAADPPVILMDEPFGALDPLTRAELQREFAQLAERLQKTIVFVTHDIREAFALASRIGLFKDGQLVALDTPDAFTHSTEPEAQAFLETLESEVRTRKSEVRSQELE, encoded by the coding sequence ATGAATGGCAAGCAGATCGTCAATGGCGTCAGCTTTGCCGTCCGGCGCGGCGAAACGCTCGTGCTGCTGGGCCGCAGCGGCTCAGGCAAGACGACGACCCTCAAGCTGATCAATCGTCTCTATGATCCGACCGCCGGCACCGTCGCCGTCGAAGGCCGAGCGACGTGCGACTGGGATGCGATACGCCTGCGCCGCCACATCGGCTACGTGATTCAAGAGACCGGCCTGTTCCCGCACTTCACCGTCGAGCGCAACGTCGGACTGGTGCCGCGACTGGAAGGCTGGCCGGAAGACCGCACCCGTGCGCGAGTGTGCGAGCTGCTCACGCTTGTCGGCCTCGACCCCGAAGTGTTCGCGGCGCGCTATCCGCGTGAGCTGTCGGGCGGCCAGCGCCAGCGCGTCGGCGTCGCCCGCGCGCTCGCCGCCGATCCGCCGGTAATCTTAATGGACGAGCCGTTCGGCGCGCTCGACCCGCTGACGCGCGCCGAGCTGCAACGCGAGTTCGCACAACTGGCCGAGCGCTTGCAGAAGACCATCGTCTTCGTCACGCACGACATCCGCGAAGCCTTTGCGCTGGCCTCGCGCATCGGCCTGTTCAAAGATGGGCAACTGGTGGCGCTCGACACGCCCGACGCGTTCACGCATTCAACTGAGCCCGAAGCGCAAGCCTTCTTGGAAACGCTGGAATCGGAAGTCAGAACTCGGAAGTCAGAAGTCAGGAGTCAGGAGTTAGAATGA
- the raiA gene encoding ribosome-associated translation inhibitor RaiA, producing the protein MEFEFTGRHMDISPAIEQLARKELGKLDKILDSTPLRAHVTVTSEKHRKAAEIVVYWRDSVFTAVGENTDAGQSVTSAAQRVVKQAMRLKEKFKTRKRSRASVKEVAPVPGGSLPAAAAAAARIVQERRYRVKPMTQEEAALLLADSDDLFIVFRDAESNKVGVLYNRTDGNYGLIEP; encoded by the coding sequence ATGGAATTTGAATTCACCGGTCGTCACATGGACATCTCCCCGGCGATTGAGCAGTTGGCCCGGAAGGAGCTGGGAAAGCTCGACAAGATTCTCGATTCGACGCCCCTGCGCGCGCACGTCACGGTCACTTCCGAAAAACATCGCAAGGCCGCGGAGATCGTCGTCTACTGGCGCGATTCGGTCTTCACCGCAGTCGGCGAAAATACCGACGCCGGGCAATCGGTTACCTCGGCAGCGCAGCGCGTCGTCAAGCAGGCCATGCGCTTGAAAGAGAAGTTCAAGACGCGCAAGCGCAGCCGCGCCTCGGTCAAAGAAGTCGCGCCAGTTCCCGGCGGCAGCCTGCCGGCGGCGGCGGCGGCGGCGGCGCGCATCGTCCAGGAGCGGCGCTACCGCGTCAAGCCGATGACCCAGGAAGAGGCGGCGCTGCTGCTCGCGGATTCCGATGACCTCTTCATCGTCTTCCGCGACGCCGAGTCGAATAAGGTCGGCGTGCTCTATAATCGCACCGACGGCAACTATGGATTGATCGAACCCTGA